A genomic stretch from bacterium includes:
- a CDS encoding winged helix-turn-helix domain-containing protein has translation MAARSTTKDKARSGAGKKSARGSEQAKEPTWTFLTNHTHVLLCLHEDPEITLREVAQRVGITERSVQRILSELEEGGFVTRDRVGLRNRYRFKTNVALRHPIEAHCKIGDLINMVENKAR, from the coding sequence ATGGCCGCTCGCAGCACCACGAAGGACAAGGCACGGTCGGGCGCCGGCAAGAAGAGCGCCCGCGGGAGCGAGCAGGCCAAGGAACCGACCTGGACGTTCCTCACGAACCACACCCACGTCCTGCTCTGCCTGCACGAGGATCCCGAGATCACGCTCCGCGAGGTGGCGCAGCGCGTCGGGATCACCGAGCGATCGGTCCAGCGAATCCTGAGCGAGCTCGAGGAAGGCGGCTTCGTGACACGGGACCGCGTCGGGCTCCGAAACCGCTACCGGTTCAAGACGAACGTGGCGCTCCGCCATCCGATCGAGGCGCATTGCAAGATCGGCGACCTGATCAACATGGTCGAGAACAAGGCGCGCTAG
- a CDS encoding sulfatase-like hydrolase/transferase yields MPSPVRHLAPFFCAALALALGYASPALAADGKPPNVIIFLADDLGWADVGYHGEEVIETPSIDRLAAEGVQLDRFYSTPICSPTRAALMTGRDPMRLGVAYGVIMPWMTNGVHPSEHFMPETFKAAGYQTAMVGKWHLGHAQETYTPRARGFEHFYGHLHTEVGYFPPFNNQGGIDFQRNGETIDEDGYETFLLGREAARYVRERDADKPFFLYVPFIAPHTPLEAPEDLLEKYADMDDDRKPARSQQTDDSRRIARLTLQPSARPVYAAVVDAMDQSIGMVLDALDEEGIADDTIVLFFSDNGGAAYATGGADNVPLRGGKGDTFEGGIRVVSVMRWPAGIEAGSKMTSIMSAMDVFPTIAEAAGVERQNEFELDGRSLWPAIKDGKAMPREQLLFFASETPIRGTFNITAFDDEWKLIQRIDQGLLSAEVKNYLFRTGEDPYERNNLAEAHPDVVQRMAEEIHTWRMVHPLSGTRHALVPPPGWRAPLDWVDYPIPTEKLQDETARGMAPDHARRILDMQHGEAGRLLYDCEPFEALGGGWCAGGEAMMK; encoded by the coding sequence ATGCCCTCGCCCGTCCGTCACCTCGCCCCGTTCTTCTGCGCCGCCCTCGCGCTCGCCCTTGGATACGCGAGCCCCGCACTCGCGGCGGACGGGAAGCCCCCGAACGTGATCATCTTCCTCGCCGACGATCTCGGCTGGGCCGACGTCGGCTATCACGGCGAGGAGGTGATCGAGACGCCGTCGATCGATCGCCTCGCGGCGGAAGGCGTCCAGCTCGACCGGTTCTACTCGACACCGATCTGTTCGCCGACCCGCGCGGCCCTGATGACCGGGCGCGACCCCATGCGACTCGGCGTGGCCTACGGCGTGATCATGCCCTGGATGACGAACGGCGTGCATCCGAGCGAGCACTTCATGCCCGAGACCTTCAAGGCCGCCGGCTATCAGACCGCGATGGTCGGCAAGTGGCACCTCGGCCACGCCCAGGAGACCTACACACCCCGCGCCCGCGGCTTCGAGCATTTCTACGGGCACCTCCATACGGAGGTCGGCTATTTCCCGCCTTTCAACAACCAGGGGGGCATCGACTTCCAGCGCAACGGCGAGACGATCGACGAGGACGGCTACGAGACCTTCCTCCTCGGTCGCGAAGCCGCTCGCTACGTCCGGGAGAGGGACGCGGACAAGCCCTTCTTCCTGTACGTCCCCTTCATCGCACCGCACACGCCCCTCGAGGCCCCCGAAGATCTTCTCGAGAAGTACGCCGACATGGACGACGACCGGAAGCCGGCCCGCAGCCAGCAGACCGACGACTCCCGCCGGATCGCGCGACTCACGCTCCAACCCTCCGCGCGACCCGTCTACGCGGCGGTCGTCGACGCGATGGACCAGTCGATCGGCATGGTCCTCGACGCCCTCGACGAGGAAGGCATCGCCGACGACACGATCGTGCTCTTCTTCAGCGACAACGGCGGCGCCGCCTATGCCACGGGGGGCGCCGACAACGTCCCGCTCCGCGGCGGCAAGGGCGACACCTTCGAGGGCGGGATCCGCGTCGTGTCCGTCATGCGCTGGCCCGCCGGGATCGAGGCCGGTTCGAAGATGACCTCGATCATGTCCGCGATGGACGTGTTCCCGACGATCGCCGAAGCGGCCGGCGTCGAACGCCAGAACGAGTTCGAGCTCGACGGGCGGAGCCTCTGGCCCGCGATCAAGGACGGCAAGGCGATGCCGCGGGAGCAGCTGCTCTTCTTCGCCTCCGAGACGCCGATCCGCGGCACGTTCAACATCACCGCCTTCGACGACGAGTGGAAGCTGATCCAGCGCATCGACCAGGGTCTGCTCTCGGCGGAGGTGAAGAACTACCTCTTCCGGACCGGAGAGGACCCCTACGAGCGGAACAACCTCGCCGAGGCCCACCCCGACGTCGTCCAGCGCATGGCCGAGGAGATCCACACCTGGCGCATGGTCCATCCCCTCTCCGGCACGCGGCACGCCCTCGTCCCGCCGCCGGGCTGGCGCGCGCCGCTCGATTGGGTCGACTACCCGATCCCGACCGAGAAGCTCCAGGACGAGACCGCCCGAGGCATGGCCCCCGACCATGCCCGCCGCATCCTCGACATGCAGCACGGCGAAGCCGGCCGTCTGCTCTACGACTGCGAGCCCTTCGAGGCGCTCGGAGGCGGGTGGTGCGCCGGCGGCGAAGCGATGATGAAGTAG
- a CDS encoding EthD domain-containing protein: MQKLFYLLFDDADADGDALRDALVEKAVPAMREGGAAQITVFASDAEVAAGTPIRQVAPPIRAMVSFWLEDAADRGPSEAALAAHVQGIAGYLVVESRPMAHDLVVGERTKGMKQISCITKRADLSQDEYIRIWHGDHRKVAIETQSTFGYVRNEIFRPLTDGAPDQWDAFVEESFPMEALTSPLAFYDSKTQEEYEANFKTMMDSCARFLDHGRIEVTFVSEYYQG, translated from the coding sequence GTGCAGAAGCTCTTCTATCTCCTCTTCGACGACGCCGACGCGGATGGGGATGCCCTGCGCGACGCCCTGGTCGAGAAGGCCGTTCCGGCGATGCGCGAGGGAGGCGCGGCGCAGATCACCGTCTTCGCGAGCGATGCCGAGGTCGCCGCCGGGACGCCGATCCGTCAGGTGGCCCCGCCGATCCGCGCGATGGTCTCGTTCTGGCTCGAGGACGCGGCCGATCGCGGCCCCTCCGAGGCGGCGCTCGCGGCGCACGTTCAAGGGATTGCCGGCTACCTCGTGGTCGAATCCAGGCCGATGGCCCACGACCTCGTGGTCGGGGAGCGGACGAAGGGGATGAAGCAGATCTCCTGTATCACGAAGCGCGCCGACCTCTCCCAGGACGAGTACATCCGGATCTGGCACGGCGATCACCGGAAGGTCGCGATCGAGACCCAGTCGACCTTCGGCTACGTGCGCAACGAGATCTTCCGCCCGCTGACGGATGGGGCGCCGGATCAGTGGGACGCCTTCGTCGAGGAGTCGTTCCCGATGGAGGCCCTGACGTCCCCGCTCGCCTTCTACGATTCGAAGACGCAGGAAGAGTACGAGGCGAATTTCAAGACGATGATGGACAGCTGTGCCCGCTTCCTCGATCACGGTCGGATCGAAGTCACCTTCGTGTCGGAGTACTACCAGGGGTAG
- a CDS encoding DUF2309 domain-containing protein, with amino-acid sequence MESFAEPYLNDPESIVGGTGDARMPSTVEHAEAACEAVPPLWPLRHFVAVNPYLGLTDRPFEEALGFAERVFDAPAFMDDDYYQRAYREGRFDHADLQAASRLSGDGPVEPPTFPTALDVVEAKGGPSLESIVVDEISRWCAGRFDAGQATWKQPMRDVPVFEAWQAHARLDRSPELRGLPGLRAYVDGLPSEPLAVIETVMDRLGVPADARTDYLTRLLGSILGWAGHAQYRRREARLRGGDDDALMALLAIRAAFDGAIAEANAIELDASTVVRTLDELPTALRLHRPLVLQRALENGYQRRLFAKLSQGGSVDRISRPEVQIACCIDVRSEVLRRHLERQSGAIETIGFAGFFGVAVEYAAPEGFGPTSRCPALIAPAVRAEERLSGEERAASVDRGARRGWFNALRKQTVGSFPFVETVGWFFGLRLLGDSMGWSQTRPDGLLLPVTERTVENLELIDPATHSAPKNTDLAEGILRGMGLVDRFAPVVVLCGHGGQSPNNPFASALDCGACGGHAGDLNARVAVQVLNDPQVREQLLARGIAIPSDTVFVAALHETTSDRIELLEPSADLSEETLARIGDWLDEAGSATRQERLRGMGGESGWRSTDAEIRRRARDWSETRPEWALARNAAFIAAPRTRTRALDLEGRTFLHDYDAGLDGDARVLNTILTAPMVVASWINLQYYGSTVAPERFGAGDKTLHNVVSHLGVLEGNGGDLRVGLPLQSVHDGEDFVHEPLRLTGIVAADPAKIDACIEGDEGLRNLVDNEWIHLIAWDLENDTFLRREPGRPSWSACEEGTV; translated from the coding sequence ATGGAATCCTTTGCCGAACCGTACCTGAACGACCCCGAGTCCATCGTCGGTGGCACCGGAGACGCGCGGATGCCGTCGACGGTCGAGCACGCCGAAGCGGCCTGCGAGGCGGTTCCGCCGCTCTGGCCGCTCCGCCACTTCGTCGCCGTGAATCCGTACCTGGGCCTGACCGATCGACCCTTCGAGGAGGCCCTCGGTTTCGCCGAACGCGTCTTCGATGCGCCGGCCTTCATGGACGACGACTACTACCAACGTGCGTATCGCGAGGGTCGCTTCGATCACGCCGACCTCCAGGCCGCCTCCCGACTCTCCGGAGACGGTCCGGTCGAGCCCCCCACCTTCCCGACCGCTCTCGACGTGGTCGAGGCGAAGGGCGGACCGAGCCTCGAGTCGATCGTCGTGGACGAGATCTCGCGCTGGTGCGCCGGCCGGTTCGATGCCGGCCAGGCGACCTGGAAGCAGCCGATGCGCGACGTGCCGGTCTTCGAGGCCTGGCAGGCGCACGCACGACTGGATCGCTCGCCGGAGCTCCGGGGCCTCCCCGGACTCCGCGCGTACGTCGACGGCCTGCCGAGCGAGCCCCTCGCGGTGATCGAGACCGTGATGGATCGACTCGGCGTCCCGGCGGACGCGCGGACCGACTACCTCACCCGACTGCTCGGCTCGATCCTGGGCTGGGCGGGGCACGCTCAGTACCGACGGCGGGAGGCCCGGCTGCGCGGCGGGGACGACGATGCCCTGATGGCGCTCCTCGCGATCCGGGCCGCCTTCGACGGCGCGATCGCCGAGGCAAACGCCATCGAGCTCGATGCTTCGACCGTGGTGCGGACCCTGGACGAGCTGCCGACGGCGCTCCGACTGCACCGCCCCCTCGTGCTCCAACGCGCGCTCGAGAACGGCTACCAGCGACGACTCTTCGCCAAGCTCTCGCAGGGCGGCTCGGTCGATCGCATCTCCCGGCCGGAGGTCCAGATCGCCTGCTGCATCGACGTACGCTCCGAGGTGCTGCGGCGCCACCTGGAACGGCAGTCGGGCGCGATCGAGACGATCGGATTCGCCGGCTTCTTCGGGGTCGCGGTCGAGTACGCCGCACCGGAGGGATTCGGTCCGACCTCGCGCTGCCCGGCCCTGATCGCGCCGGCGGTCCGCGCCGAGGAGCGACTCTCCGGCGAGGAACGCGCGGCGTCGGTCGATCGGGGCGCTCGCCGCGGTTGGTTCAACGCCCTGCGCAAGCAGACCGTCGGGTCCTTCCCCTTCGTCGAGACCGTCGGGTGGTTCTTCGGCCTGCGTCTGCTCGGCGATTCGATGGGCTGGTCGCAGACCCGCCCGGACGGACTGCTCCTGCCGGTGACCGAGCGAACGGTCGAGAACCTCGAGCTAATCGACCCGGCGACCCACAGCGCGCCCAAGAACACGGACCTCGCGGAAGGCATCCTGCGCGGCATGGGACTCGTCGACCGATTCGCGCCGGTGGTCGTGCTCTGTGGCCACGGCGGCCAGTCGCCGAACAATCCCTTCGCCTCGGCCCTCGACTGCGGCGCCTGCGGCGGACACGCGGGGGATCTGAACGCGCGCGTCGCGGTCCAGGTCCTGAACGACCCGCAGGTGCGGGAGCAGCTGCTCGCGCGGGGCATCGCGATCCCGAGCGACACGGTCTTCGTCGCAGCGCTGCACGAGACCACCAGCGACCGGATCGAGCTGCTCGAACCGAGTGCCGACCTCTCCGAGGAGACCCTCGCGCGGATCGGGGACTGGCTCGACGAGGCCGGTTCGGCCACGCGCCAGGAACGGCTGCGGGGGATGGGCGGCGAGAGCGGCTGGCGCTCCACTGACGCCGAGATCCGGCGGCGGGCCCGGGACTGGTCGGAGACCCGACCGGAGTGGGCGCTGGCACGGAACGCGGCCTTCATCGCGGCGCCGCGGACGCGAACCCGAGCGCTCGACCTCGAGGGGCGGACCTTCCTCCACGACTACGATGCGGGCCTCGACGGCGATGCCCGGGTGCTGAACACGATCCTGACCGCGCCGATGGTGGTCGCGAGCTGGATCAACCTCCAGTACTACGGCTCGACGGTCGCCCCCGAGCGCTTCGGCGCCGGCGACAAGACCCTCCACAACGTGGTCTCGCACCTCGGCGTACTCGAGGGCAACGGCGGCGATCTGCGGGTCGGCCTCCCTCTGCAATCGGTGCACGACGGCGAGGACTTCGTCCACGAGCCGCTGCGACTGACCGGAATCGTCGCCGCGGACCCGGCGAAGATCGACGCCTGCATCGAGGGCGACGAGGGTCTGCGCAACCTGGTCGACAACGAGTGGATCCACCTCATCGCCTGGGACCTGGAGAACGACACCTTCCTGCGACGCGAGCCCGGCCGACCGAGCTGGTCCGCCTGCGAGGAGGGGACCGTATGA
- a CDS encoding DUF3604 domain-containing protein translates to MESIEKMWNQARARAVVGIAVLALVAAAASPVAARDYSEKREACAKHDPLRQPFFGDTHIHTVYSFDANAQDTRNTPRDAYRFAKGERVGIQPYTADGKAVRTAQLRRPLDFTVLTDHAELLGEIRMCSTPGTPAYGSDLCFTYQMFRPMTFQFFAVRNMMMRKRFEFCGENGALCFDEARVVWKDMQAAAEEAYDRTAECAFTSFVGYEWTAGVGLGENLHRNVVFRNANVPDLPPSWVETPSAYALWQTLQAECIDGIPGCDVFSIPHNSNISGPGLMFASAKLDKSTDIDLPVDAKEAKLRQRFEPVIEIMQHKGDSECLPGASNDELCGFEKLDYNSFAGVGRIADAGIDSAMGQVVPDLTPDPRAFVRNALQKGVKLESEIGENPLKYGIIASTDTHLGTPGLVAEDDPKGHGGAGSRNVRGLPDDIEFNPGGLAVVWAEENSRDAIFSAMQRRETYGTSGTRPVVRFFGGWGLDKGMCKGDDFAEQGYAKGVPMGGDLPARGEDDGDPRFAVWALQDPGTDGAPGTKLQRIQIVKGWVEDGETKEKVIEVAGGRNRASVDPQTCEPKGDGHAQLCSVWRDRDFEPDQNAFYYARVVENPTCRWSQHLCVEAGVDCRKPETITAGYEACCSPDHEPVIQERAWTSPIWYTP, encoded by the coding sequence ATGGAGAGCATCGAGAAGATGTGGAACCAGGCGCGTGCGCGCGCCGTCGTCGGCATCGCGGTGCTGGCCCTCGTGGCGGCCGCCGCTTCGCCGGTCGCTGCGCGGGACTACAGCGAGAAGCGTGAGGCGTGCGCCAAACACGATCCGCTCAGACAGCCGTTCTTCGGCGATACCCACATCCACACCGTCTACTCCTTCGACGCGAACGCTCAGGACACGCGGAACACCCCGCGCGACGCCTATCGCTTCGCGAAGGGCGAGCGCGTCGGGATCCAGCCCTACACCGCGGACGGAAAGGCCGTGCGAACGGCCCAGCTGCGGCGTCCTCTCGACTTCACCGTCCTGACCGACCACGCGGAGCTCCTCGGCGAGATCCGGATGTGCTCGACGCCCGGGACGCCCGCCTATGGGTCGGACCTCTGCTTCACGTATCAGATGTTCCGACCCATGACGTTTCAGTTCTTCGCGGTGCGGAACATGATGATGCGTAAGCGCTTCGAGTTCTGTGGCGAGAACGGAGCGCTCTGTTTCGACGAGGCGCGCGTGGTCTGGAAGGACATGCAGGCCGCCGCCGAGGAAGCCTACGACCGGACCGCGGAGTGCGCGTTCACGAGCTTCGTCGGCTACGAGTGGACCGCCGGCGTCGGACTCGGCGAGAACCTCCATCGCAACGTCGTCTTCCGGAACGCCAACGTGCCGGACCTGCCGCCGTCCTGGGTCGAGACGCCCTCTGCGTACGCGCTCTGGCAGACCCTCCAGGCGGAGTGCATCGACGGGATTCCGGGCTGCGACGTCTTCTCGATCCCGCACAACTCGAACATCAGCGGACCCGGTCTGATGTTCGCTTCGGCGAAGCTCGACAAGTCGACGGACATCGATCTCCCGGTCGACGCGAAGGAGGCGAAGCTGCGCCAGCGGTTCGAGCCCGTCATCGAGATCATGCAGCACAAGGGCGACTCCGAGTGTCTGCCCGGGGCGTCGAACGACGAGCTCTGTGGCTTCGAGAAGCTCGACTACAACAGCTTCGCCGGCGTCGGGCGGATCGCCGACGCGGGGATCGACTCGGCGATGGGGCAGGTGGTACCGGATCTGACGCCGGATCCGCGGGCCTTCGTTCGAAACGCCCTCCAGAAGGGCGTGAAGCTCGAGAGCGAGATCGGCGAGAACCCGCTGAAGTACGGGATCATCGCGAGCACCGATACCCACCTCGGCACGCCGGGCCTCGTCGCCGAAGACGACCCGAAGGGCCACGGCGGCGCCGGCAGTCGCAACGTCCGGGGCCTGCCCGACGACATCGAGTTCAATCCCGGCGGTCTCGCCGTCGTCTGGGCCGAAGAGAACAGCCGCGACGCGATCTTCTCCGCGATGCAGCGGCGTGAGACCTACGGCACGAGCGGGACGCGACCGGTCGTCCGCTTCTTCGGGGGCTGGGGCCTCGACAAGGGCATGTGCAAGGGCGACGACTTCGCCGAGCAGGGCTACGCGAAGGGGGTTCCGATGGGCGGCGACCTACCGGCGCGCGGCGAGGACGATGGCGACCCCCGCTTCGCCGTCTGGGCGCTCCAGGATCCCGGGACCGACGGCGCGCCGGGTACGAAGCTCCAGCGGATCCAGATCGTGAAGGGCTGGGTCGAGGACGGGGAGACGAAGGAGAAGGTGATCGAGGTCGCCGGCGGCAGGAATCGTGCGAGCGTCGACCCGCAGACCTGCGAGCCGAAGGGCGATGGTCACGCCCAGCTCTGCAGTGTCTGGCGCGACCGTGACTTCGAGCCGGACCAGAACGCCTTCTACTATGCGCGCGTCGTCGAGAACCCGACCTGCCGCTGGAGCCAGCATCTCTGCGTCGAAGCGGGGGTCGACTGCCGCAAGCCCGAGACGATTACCGCCGGGTACGAGGCCTGCTGCTCCCCCGATCACGAGCCCGTCATCCAGGAGCGCGCGTGGACCTCCCCCATCTGGTACACGCCTTGA